In the Salvia miltiorrhiza cultivar Shanhuang (shh) chromosome 8, IMPLAD_Smil_shh, whole genome shotgun sequence genome, GAAGTTAATATCTTCAAGGAAGATGTAGTTATACAGTTCATCAACCCCAAAGGTCTGAACTACTGGAATTTCAGCTTTGTCGAATACTCTTGCAGTTCTTATCTTTGTTTGCTCTTTTAACTTTTTGTCTGTTTTCAGTCCAAGCATCTATTGCAGCCAACACCTGGGTCGTTAGCGGCACTCCTCAGAACAAGAGTACGTTTACCTCGAAACCTACTACTTTATATAGCTGAAATGGCTGAACTAAGTCTAAAAGTCCATATAGCCTGATAGTATTTCTGTCACCTTTTTAGTTTTCTAATCTGTGTTTTCTTTGTAAACACAATGGAAGCTTCTTATCTCAATTTAAGGTTCAAACATCCCTCACTTTTAGGCAACATTACAAATATGAAATCATGTACATCTTCCTCTTAAATGTTAAATCTCATCATTTGTTACTCTTATGTTCAACTCAAACATTTGTTATCTCATTTTTACATCAATGAAAGCTTGCTTTGTTCAACATTTGCCTCCtagtttatatatattagaGTTGATCTATTTGTAATTCTTGTATGGTTATTTCAGAGTTGCAGGACATTCTTCCGCAAATTATCCACCAGTTGGGTAAGTGTCGTtttccctttcttttggtatcttgtaatgttgagttttataaaaAATCTCTTCTCAAAATATCTTCTTCTACATAATTCCCAGGCCCGGATAACTTGGAGAACTTGAAAAAGCTAGCAGAACAATTCCAGAAGCAGGCACCGGCTGATGGCAGTGGTACGGCTTCTGGTGCAGCagaagatgatgatgacgaCGTACCAGAACTTGTTGCTGGTGAGACGTTTGAAGCTGCCGCAGAGGAGGGACACGCCCCGCCCTCTTGAGGATTCTATTTTCAGTTTTGGAACCAGTGCTTACATTTTCCATGTTTTTGAAAGATCTGTTACATTACTTTGTCTGTGATGAACCGTACTTGAAAGCTAGGTCTATGTCTCGATTAATAACTCGCCGTGCTTTACCCGATTCGTACATCAGTGTGGTTTGAGTGAACCTTCCATGATAAATTTTCAAGTATGATCTGATGTGTAATGAGTAGAATTCACGTCTTCTCATTCTTGTGGTATTCTGCAGCCTAGAGATCTTTGTGGATTAAGATctttgtatatgtatatattgtgTAGTTGAAAGAAAACGTGTAGGGTCTCATGTTCAAATTCTATTAATTTtggattataaatttatcatatatttCGACTAATTTGAACTATTTCTTGGTTTCATAAATTTTAGTGAAATACTTATTatgttcacaaaaaatagttcatttttgtcattttgggacgttcataaaatagttcatttttatttttggaaactTTTCATTACATTGTGGGTCCTTTTTTTcacttataatattattatttacacTACTTTTTAAGTGAAATATTTTCTATACTCACAATACACAATTCTTTTTTATTGAAACACGTGTCGTACAtttctaaaattattttttgtagacGAAGGAAGCAGTTTGTAGTAGAAAGTTGTCTTTTAGTGTTTGATAAATTAAGAATCTAACTAATTCAATCACAATCACTTATTTCTATAtgataaaagtattttttttttacttgataaaacctatttattaaaaatacatatatcaattattttattaaaatcggtGTTGAATAGTATACTTTTGGTGTTCAGGTAGAGTAATATTTTTGATAGTTAACACAGTTTTGATTCAGTTATACATATTTAAATACTAAATAacatgtttatttttataaactatataaattaatagcAACACACACgtaaatattatacatataaaaaaagttAGTGTTCCGTAAAAATAATGTGTCAATATTGGATGAAAATCCGATCCTCCAGGCACTCCTGGACttccattttctattttttttcttttagataAATATTACtacaaataataatttatttaaataatcagATATACAAGAATATTTAATATCACAATCATTTTGATATCCATCCTCATATAATCCAATTCTGTCAACATCCCATTGCAGGTTCTCAATCGCCATCCTCTGGTAAAtgatttgttctttttttttttttttagtttgcaTAAGTTTATACATTTTCCATAGCCAActttatcaattaatttttttcatcgtttgtttttcataaaatttgaTTGATCTATGATTTCcacatcaattttaaaaaaattgcctTTTTTTTGGGGAGAAATTGAGCAAAgcatttcaaaattaatttggaTTTTGTTGAAAAGTTATATCTGTGATGAATTTTCTGTGATTTATTTTGCAGAAAATTGAAAGATATGGCAGAAACTGTGTTTACTCGTTTTTTGGAAGGAATTAAACATGTGAAATCTGAACAAGGGGATATGATGACCAAGCCTTTTTTGGATGTCTGCAAACTTGTTTTGCCAATTTTAGGTTCGtttcttaattttttgttatgAAAAATCTGTATTATTTGCCATTTTTACATATTTCTGGTGGTTTTTTTATACGGGCGATTTCGCCTGAATACACgaattttcatcaaattttagTTTCACACATGAACTAAAAATTATGCgtctaaattttgatttttcacaCGGTTGTCGATTGCCTCCAAAAATTAATGTTAGCTGGACGCCTTAAATGTCGACATGACTTAAATGGTTTATGTATTAAACGATATAGTTGGATGTCTATGCCACCTCAGCTAATCACGAATGCGTTAATTTGTCACTTTAGCTAGACATAATGACATTAATTCGTCGAAAATCAATAATCGTGTAAAATATCAAAACAATTAAAAGTTCTTACGTTTGAAGTCATGATATTTAGTTCATGCATAAAGTTAGATATTGGTGAGAGTTTGCCCTTGTTTTATTAATGaggatttataatttttaaatactaCCACTAATATTTATTATCTAATACTAATAGATA is a window encoding:
- the LOC130999837 gene encoding nascent polypeptide-associated complex subunit beta-like, giving the protein MNVEKLMKMAGSVRTGGKGTMRRKKKAVHKTTTTDDKRLQSTLKRIGVNAIPAIEEVNIFKEDVVIQFINPKVQASIAANTWVVSGTPQNKKLQDILPQIIHQLGPDNLENLKKLAEQFQKQAPADGSGTASGAAEDDDDDVPELVAGETFEAAAEEGHAPPS